Proteins from one Carassius gibelio isolate Cgi1373 ecotype wild population from Czech Republic chromosome A25, carGib1.2-hapl.c, whole genome shotgun sequence genomic window:
- the LOC127947328 gene encoding DCC-interacting protein 13-beta-like has product MVLDMDNCSVMTIECEERRYCFQITSPNGRTSLILQAESKKEYEEWICTLNNISRQNYLTDKPEVASDGSAGCDAHHQL; this is encoded by the exons ATGGTCCTGGATATGGACAACTGTTCTGTCATGACCATCGAGTGTGAGGAGCGCCGCTACTGCTTCCAGATCACTTCACCCAACGGCAGAAC CTCTCTGATTCTTCAAGCTGAGAGTAAGAAGGAATATGAAGAG TGGATTTGCACCCTCAACAACATTTCCAGACAGAATTATCTAACCGACAAGCCTGag gtTGCATCAGACGGCTCTGCAGGCTGTGACGCCCATCACCAGCTTTGA